The following proteins are co-located in the Streptomyces sp. NBC_00435 genome:
- a CDS encoding ATP-binding protein codes for MIGVIDTDGECAEWAFPAEPGAVRTARHAVRGALREWGLDSVGDVTVLLVSELVTNSLRYASGPIGVRLVRRNPAVADAPPGPALLVEVSDPLPDPPRARAAEPDDEGGRGLHLVAVSAQRWGTRHGKSGKTVWFELALPGE; via the coding sequence GTGATCGGCGTGATCGACACAGACGGTGAATGCGCCGAGTGGGCCTTCCCTGCCGAACCCGGTGCCGTCCGCACCGCCCGCCACGCGGTGCGCGGTGCCCTTCGCGAGTGGGGCCTCGACTCCGTCGGCGACGTCACCGTCCTGCTGGTCAGCGAACTGGTCACCAACTCCCTGCGCTATGCCTCCGGCCCCATCGGGGTCCGTCTCGTACGGCGCAATCCAGCCGTCGCGGACGCTCCCCCGGGTCCGGCACTTCTCGTGGAGGTTTCGGATCCGCTTCCGGATCCGCCCCGTGCGCGCGCCGCCGAGCCCGACGACGAGGGAGGCCGCGGGCTCCATCTGGTGGCCGTCTCGGCACAGCGCTGGGGGACCCGGCACGGGAAGTCGGGCAAGACCGTGTGGTTCGAATTGGCTCTTCCTGGTGAGTAA
- a CDS encoding (deoxy)nucleoside triphosphate pyrophosphohydrolase, translating into MTVRVVVGGALCHEGRLLAARRSAPPELAGRWELPGGKAEPGESVPEALVRELREELGVETEALERIPGEWPLKPGLVLHVWTARLLSGDPLPLEDHDELRWLGPGELDSVDWLDQDRPAVAEAGRRLRRDPARRGA; encoded by the coding sequence ATGACTGTGCGAGTGGTCGTGGGCGGAGCCCTTTGTCATGAGGGGCGCCTGCTGGCGGCCCGCCGGAGCGCGCCCCCGGAGCTCGCCGGCCGCTGGGAGCTCCCGGGCGGGAAGGCCGAGCCGGGCGAATCGGTACCCGAGGCGTTGGTCCGGGAACTGCGCGAGGAGCTCGGCGTCGAGACCGAGGCGCTGGAGCGGATCCCGGGGGAGTGGCCGCTGAAACCCGGACTCGTCCTGCACGTGTGGACGGCCCGGCTGCTGTCCGGCGACCCGCTCCCGCTGGAGGACCACGACGAGCTGCGCTGGCTCGGGCCCGGGGAGCTGGACTCGGTGGACTGGCTCGACCAGGACCGCCCGGCCGTCGCCGAGGCGGGGCGCCGGCTGCGCCGCGACCCCGCACGGAGGGGCGCGTGA